One Phocaeicola dorei genomic region harbors:
- the hypD gene encoding trans-4-hydroxy-L-proline dehydratase translates to MITTTNGMTDRIQRLRQESFNAQPSLSIERALIETEFYKENEGKYPIPILRALNFLEICKRKTIYIGKDELIVGERGPHPKAVSTFPELTCHSVEDLHVLNTRELQRYTISQEDIDTYEREVIPYWKGRTQRERIFNHVPKEWKEAYEAGMFTEFMEQRAPGHTSLDGKVYQYGMLDLKERIAHELRNLDFMNDPEATDKQEELTAMSISCDAAIIFAERHAELAEKMAGRETDPKRKKELKKIAEICRWVPAHAPRTYWEAIQMYWFVHLGTITELNGWDAMNPGHFDQHLTPFYENDLKEGILTRAEAKELISCFFIKINNQTAPPKVGITAKESGTYNDFTNLNIGGIKRDGSNGVSEVSYIMLETVDDLHLLQPGSALHISVCTPERFLREGCKVIRKGYGYPSVFNPDTYVMELMRQGKTPEDAREGGCSGCIEVGAFGKEAYVLTGYLNVPKILEVTLHNGTDPVSGKKVSLETGDPRTFRTYEELYDAFLKQIHYFVDMKVRVSNYIDRMFAKYAPATFLSLFIDDCIAKGKDYYNCGPRYNTTYIQCTGLGTITDSLSVLKKHVFEERKFNMEQIIHATDTNFEGQEAMRQFILNRTPFFGNDDEYADRIAIQVFNDLYDAIEGKPNTKGECFHLNMLSTTCHVYFGKMMNATPNGRLAGRAISDGTSPSHGADTHGPSAVVKSLGKLDQVKSGGTLLNQRFLPSLLKRDEDLAKLASLIRSYFALGGHHIQFNIVDTATLHAAQKHPEEYRDLLVRVAGYSDYFNDMNADLQYDVIARTAQETF, encoded by the coding sequence ATGATAACAACAACCAACGGAATGACAGACCGTATCCAACGCCTGCGTCAAGAATCTTTTAACGCACAACCTTCTCTGTCCATAGAACGTGCTCTGATAGAGACCGAATTTTACAAAGAAAACGAAGGGAAATATCCAATTCCCATTCTAAGAGCACTGAACTTTCTTGAAATCTGTAAACGGAAAACTATATACATAGGTAAAGACGAACTGATTGTAGGTGAACGTGGACCACATCCCAAAGCCGTATCTACTTTCCCTGAACTGACCTGTCACAGCGTGGAAGACCTTCATGTGTTGAACACCCGCGAATTACAGCGCTATACCATCAGCCAAGAAGATATAGACACCTATGAACGCGAGGTTATTCCTTATTGGAAAGGGCGCACCCAACGCGAACGCATCTTCAATCACGTTCCCAAAGAATGGAAAGAAGCTTACGAAGCAGGAATGTTCACTGAATTTATGGAACAACGAGCCCCCGGTCATACTTCCTTGGACGGAAAAGTTTATCAATATGGCATGCTGGATCTGAAAGAACGTATTGCCCATGAGCTGAGAAATCTGGATTTCATGAATGATCCAGAAGCAACCGACAAACAAGAAGAACTGACCGCCATGTCCATCTCCTGTGATGCCGCTATCATTTTTGCCGAACGCCATGCTGAACTGGCCGAAAAGATGGCTGGACGAGAAACCGATCCGAAACGCAAAAAGGAACTGAAAAAAATAGCGGAAATCTGCCGATGGGTTCCTGCACATGCCCCACGTACTTATTGGGAGGCCATACAGATGTACTGGTTTGTCCATCTCGGCACCATTACAGAGCTGAACGGATGGGACGCCATGAATCCAGGACATTTTGACCAGCATCTCACTCCTTTCTATGAAAATGACCTAAAAGAAGGAATACTGACTCGTGCAGAAGCCAAAGAACTAATATCATGTTTTTTTATCAAAATAAATAATCAGACAGCCCCACCCAAAGTTGGCATCACCGCCAAAGAAAGCGGTACCTACAATGACTTTACCAATCTGAATATCGGTGGCATCAAACGCGATGGTAGCAACGGGGTCAGTGAAGTATCCTATATCATGCTCGAAACAGTAGATGATCTTCACCTGTTACAACCCGGAAGCGCCCTGCACATCAGTGTATGCACCCCAGAGCGTTTCCTGCGCGAAGGCTGCAAAGTAATCCGTAAGGGCTACGGCTACCCATCCGTATTCAATCCCGACACATACGTCATGGAACTAATGCGACAGGGAAAGACACCGGAAGACGCTCGCGAAGGCGGATGTAGCGGATGCATAGAAGTAGGCGCTTTCGGAAAAGAAGCTTACGTACTGACCGGTTACCTTAACGTCCCCAAGATATTGGAAGTCACCTTGCACAACGGAACTGATCCTGTGTCAGGCAAGAAAGTAAGCTTAGAAACAGGAGATCCCCGTACCTTCCGGACTTATGAAGAACTTTATGACGCATTCCTTAAACAAATCCATTATTTTGTAGATATGAAAGTACGTGTCAGCAACTACATTGACCGTATGTTCGCCAAATACGCTCCCGCCACTTTCCTGTCTTTGTTCATTGATGACTGTATTGCCAAAGGAAAAGATTATTATAACTGCGGACCGCGTTATAACACAACCTATATTCAATGCACCGGTTTAGGTACTATTACCGACAGTCTCTCCGTTCTGAAAAAACATGTATTCGAAGAACGTAAATTCAATATGGAGCAAATCATCCATGCTACCGACACCAACTTCGAAGGACAGGAAGCCATGCGACAATTCATTCTGAACCGCACACCTTTCTTCGGTAACGATGACGAATATGCAGACCGTATCGCCATCCAGGTCTTTAACGACCTTTACGACGCCATCGAAGGAAAGCCGAACACCAAAGGCGAATGCTTCCATTTGAACATGCTGTCTACTACCTGTCACGTTTACTTCGGCAAAATGATGAATGCCACCCCCAACGGCCGTCTGGCCGGACGTGCCATCAGTGACGGTACCTCACCCTCACACGGAGCAGATACCCACGGGCCATCCGCCGTCGTAAAATCATTAGGCAAACTAGACCAGGTGAAAAGCGGAGGTACTCTGTTGAATCAACGTTTCCTGCCCTCACTGCTGAAACGTGATGAAGACCTGGCCAAACTAGCAAGCCTCATCCGCAGCTATTTCGCCTTAGGAGGACATCACATTCAGTTCAATATAGTAGATACCGCCACCTTACATGCCGCCCAAAAGCATCCTGAAGAATATCGGGACCTGTTGGTACGCGTAGCTGGGTATAGCGATTATTTCAATGATATGAACGCAGATTTACAATATGACGTAATAGCCCGCACGGCACAAGAAACCTTCTGA
- a CDS encoding nucleoside kinase produces the protein MTIMLQICCKNNNISKNFPIGSSLLDIYNGFNLDIPYGPVSAKVNNKVEGLNYRAYNNKDVEFLNMLNPSGMRTYVRSLCFILCKAVEDLYPDGKIMLEHPVSKGYYCDLQIGHETGLDDVSRIKQRMKEIVEANIPFHRFECHTTKVVELFCRKGMMDKVKLLETSGELYSYYYTLENTIDYYYGSLLPSTGYIRKFDIVKYYDGLLLRVPNRQNPEVLEEVVKQEKMLEVFKEHRRWNQILGVGTVGDFNVACNEGYATDLINVSEALQEKKISNIADEIYHRGKNGQRVKLVLISGPSSSGKTTFSKRLSIQLMANGLKPYPISLDNYFVDREKTPKDEKGDYDYESLYALDLEFFNKQLQDLLHGKEVELPRFNFTTGRREFKGDKLKIDDNMILILEGIHALNPELTPHIPTENKYKIYVSALTTILLDNHNYIPTTDNRLLRRIIRDHKYRGYSAEETIRRWPSVRAGEEKWIFPYQENADAMFNSALLFELAIMKDYAIPILRNVPNNKPEYSEAYRLRKFLEYFASVQDKELPPTSLLREFLGGSSFRY, from the coding sequence ATTACGATTATGTTACAAATCTGTTGCAAAAATAACAATATTTCAAAGAACTTCCCAATCGGAAGCTCACTTTTGGATATTTATAATGGTTTTAATCTAGATATCCCATATGGACCAGTCAGTGCCAAAGTCAATAACAAAGTAGAAGGGCTCAATTACCGGGCCTATAATAATAAGGATGTGGAATTCCTGAATATGCTAAATCCTTCGGGAATGCGCACTTATGTCCGTTCACTTTGCTTCATCTTGTGCAAAGCGGTGGAGGACCTATACCCTGATGGAAAAATCATGCTTGAACATCCCGTATCCAAAGGATATTATTGCGACTTGCAGATAGGGCACGAGACCGGACTGGATGATGTTTCCCGTATTAAGCAGCGAATGAAAGAGATTGTGGAAGCCAACATCCCTTTCCATCGTTTTGAATGTCATACAACTAAAGTAGTAGAACTATTCTGCCGGAAAGGAATGATGGACAAAGTAAAACTACTTGAAACTTCAGGAGAACTTTACTCCTATTATTATACTTTGGAAAATACCATTGACTACTACTATGGCAGCCTGCTGCCCAGCACCGGATATATCCGCAAATTCGACATAGTGAAATACTATGACGGCTTGTTGCTGCGTGTCCCCAACCGTCAGAATCCGGAAGTACTAGAGGAAGTGGTAAAACAAGAAAAAATGCTGGAAGTATTCAAAGAACATCGTCGTTGGAATCAGATTTTAGGCGTAGGGACTGTAGGAGATTTCAATGTGGCCTGTAATGAAGGCTATGCCACCGATCTGATTAATGTGTCCGAAGCCTTGCAGGAAAAAAAGATTTCCAATATTGCCGATGAGATATACCACAGAGGAAAAAACGGTCAAAGAGTAAAACTGGTTCTTATCTCCGGTCCATCCTCTTCTGGTAAAACGACTTTCAGCAAACGGCTCAGTATTCAGTTGATGGCAAACGGTCTGAAGCCTTACCCCATCTCCCTGGACAATTATTTTGTTGACCGAGAAAAGACACCAAAAGATGAAAAAGGTGATTATGATTACGAATCATTGTATGCATTAGATTTAGAGTTCTTCAACAAGCAATTACAAGATCTGCTTCATGGAAAGGAAGTGGAATTACCACGTTTCAACTTCACCACAGGAAGAAGGGAATTTAAAGGTGACAAACTTAAGATTGACGATAACATGATATTGATTCTCGAAGGGATCCATGCACTTAACCCCGAGTTAACTCCTCATATTCCCACCGAAAATAAATATAAAATATATGTATCGGCATTAACCACTATTCTGCTGGACAATCATAATTATATTCCGACTACCGACAACCGTTTGTTGCGCCGTATTATCCGCGACCACAAATACCGTGGCTATTCCGCAGAAGAAACGATCAGAAGATGGCCCAGCGTACGTGCCGGAGAAGAAAAATGGATCTTTCCATATCAAGAAAATGCAGATGCCATGTTCAATTCTGCCCTATTGTTTGAACTGGCCATTATGAAAGATTATGCTATTCCCATTCTAAGGAATGTCCCCAATAACAAACCGGAATATTCAGAAGCATATCGTTTACGCAAATTCTTGGAATATTTCGCTTCGGTACAAGATAAAGAATTGCCTCCTACCTCTTTACTGAGAGAATTTTTAGGAGGAAGCAGTTTCCGGTATTAA
- a CDS encoding Na/Pi cotransporter family protein, which translates to MEYSFYDFLKLLGSLALFLYGMKIMSEGLQKFAGDRLRKILTAMTTNRVTGVLTGVLITALIQSSSATTVMVVSFVNAGLLTLSQSIGVIMGANIGTTVTAWIISALGFKVDIAAMALPLLAVGVPLLFSGKSNRKSIGEFIFGFSFLFMGLSLLKTNAPDLSRNPEMLSFVQNYTDMGFGSVILFVVIGTVLTMIVQASAATMAITLIMCANGWISFELGAALVLGENIGTTITANLAALTANTQARRAALAHLVFNVFGVIWVLCLFKPVTMGVSWFVEDIMKTADPAVAVSFKLSAFHTTFNICNVLILIWFVKLIEKTVCKIIPQREQDEEYRLRFITGGMLSTAELSILQARKEINLFAERTHRMFGMVRDLLHTTNDNDFNKLFSRIEKYENISDNMEVEIANYLNQVSDGRLSSESKLQIRAMLREVTEIESIGDSCYNLARTINRKHRSDMDFTPKQYDHIHQMFQLTDDALSQMVSLVEDEHHVVDVNKSFNIENEINNYRNQLKNQNVLDVNNKEYDYQMGVHYMDIIGECEKLGDYVVNVVEASSNVKEKKS; encoded by the coding sequence ATGGAGTATTCTTTTTATGATTTCTTAAAGCTGCTAGGTTCACTGGCGCTATTCCTTTATGGAATGAAAATCATGAGTGAGGGGCTGCAAAAGTTTGCTGGTGACAGACTGCGTAAAATCCTCACAGCGATGACCACCAACCGGGTAACCGGAGTGTTAACCGGTGTTCTTATCACTGCGTTAATTCAATCCTCTTCTGCTACTACTGTTATGGTAGTAAGTTTTGTTAATGCCGGACTCCTTACGCTTTCACAATCAATTGGGGTCATTATGGGGGCGAATATCGGTACCACTGTTACTGCATGGATTATATCTGCATTGGGGTTCAAAGTAGATATTGCTGCTATGGCGCTTCCGTTATTGGCTGTTGGCGTACCTTTATTATTTTCAGGAAAGAGTAACCGTAAATCCATTGGAGAATTTATATTCGGTTTCTCTTTTTTGTTTATGGGCCTCTCTCTCTTGAAGACGAATGCTCCTGACTTAAGTAGAAACCCCGAAATGTTGTCTTTTGTTCAGAACTATACCGATATGGGATTTGGTTCTGTTATCTTATTTGTTGTCATCGGTACAGTTCTGACTATGATTGTACAGGCATCGGCGGCAACGATGGCTATTACTTTAATTATGTGTGCCAATGGTTGGATTAGTTTTGAGTTGGGGGCTGCATTGGTGCTTGGCGAGAATATTGGTACTACCATAACAGCCAACCTTGCTGCACTGACTGCTAATACGCAGGCTAGGAGGGCTGCGCTGGCTCATTTGGTGTTTAATGTTTTTGGGGTTATTTGGGTATTATGTCTTTTCAAGCCTGTAACTATGGGGGTTTCATGGTTTGTAGAAGATATAATGAAAACAGCAGATCCGGCTGTTGCCGTATCTTTTAAACTGTCTGCTTTTCATACTACTTTTAATATATGCAATGTGTTGATTCTTATTTGGTTTGTTAAGTTGATAGAGAAAACAGTCTGTAAAATCATTCCTCAGAGAGAGCAGGATGAAGAATATCGTTTGCGCTTTATTACAGGTGGTATGCTTTCTACTGCGGAGCTTTCTATATTGCAGGCACGCAAGGAAATCAATCTCTTTGCAGAGCGTACTCATCGTATGTTTGGCATGGTGCGGGATCTGCTTCATACCACAAATGACAATGACTTTAACAAATTGTTCAGCCGTATTGAGAAATATGAGAATATAAGTGATAATATGGAGGTGGAGATTGCTAATTATCTGAATCAGGTATCCGACGGGCGTTTGAGTTCTGAGAGTAAGTTGCAGATTCGTGCTATGCTTCGTGAGGTGACTGAAATAGAGAGTATTGGTGACAGCTGTTATAATTTGGCACGTACAATTAATCGTAAGCATCGGAGTGATATGGATTTCACTCCGAAACAGTATGATCATATTCATCAGATGTTCCAGTTGACAGATGATGCTTTGTCCCAAATGGTTTCGTTGGTGGAAGATGAACATCATGTGGTGGATGTGAATAAATCGTTTAATATAGAGAATGAAATAAATAACTATCGTAATCAGCTAAAGAATCAAAATGTACTGGATGTGAATAATAAGGAGTATGATTATCAGATGGGTGTACACTATATGGATATCATTGGAGAATGTGAAAAACTGGGCGATTATGTAGTTAATGTGGTGGAAGCCAGTAGCAATGTGAAGGAAAAGAAATCCTAA
- a CDS encoding Na/Pi cotransporter family protein, which translates to MSIFVFLKLIGSLALLMYGMKTMSEALQKLTGGHLRHILGAMTTNRFTGLLTGTFVTASVQSSTATTVMTVSFVNAGLLTLGQAISVIMGANIGTTVTAWIMSIFGFQIDMNNLIFPLFALAVPLIFSNKSQKKSFGEFIFGFSFMFLGLTTLRENAMHMDLEHNAAIISFITSCKEWGFFSILSFLLIGGIITMCAQSSAAVMAITLILCSSGVLDLYLGIALVMGENIGTTVTSNIAALTANTQARRAALAHFIFNIFGVVWILCIFHPFVDMVSGMINRLFPGVSPEVAITYKLSAFHTAFNICNVLILIWFIGPIEKVVCWVIRPKEDEEEFRLRFISGGMLSTAELSIVQARKEINLFAERTRRMFGMVRDLLHTTNENDFNKLFSRIEKYENISDNMELEIANYLNEVSEGRLSSESKLKIRTMLREVTELESIGDSCYHLARTINHKFRGNEDFTEKQYDHIHQMLQLTDNALQQMVSLEEDEYYLVDPNKSFNIENEINNYRNQLKDQNVLDVNNKEYNYQMGVHYMDIISECEKLGDYVVNVVEARTDIKEKKI; encoded by the coding sequence ATGTCAATATTTGTTTTTTTGAAACTGATAGGCTCACTGGCACTTCTGATGTATGGGATGAAAACCATGAGTGAGGCCTTGCAAAAACTGACAGGCGGACATTTGCGTCATATTCTGGGGGCAATGACCACGAACCGTTTTACCGGGCTGTTAACTGGTACATTTGTGACAGCTTCTGTACAGTCTTCTACTGCGACAACGGTAATGACAGTTAGTTTCGTAAATGCGGGATTGCTGACTTTGGGGCAGGCTATTTCTGTAATTATGGGAGCTAACATTGGTACTACGGTGACCGCTTGGATTATGTCTATTTTCGGTTTCCAGATCGATATGAATAATCTTATTTTTCCTCTCTTTGCATTGGCTGTTCCTTTAATCTTTTCTAATAAAAGTCAGAAAAAATCTTTTGGGGAATTTATTTTTGGATTTTCGTTCATGTTTTTGGGATTGACTACGTTACGTGAGAATGCCATGCATATGGATTTGGAGCATAATGCAGCTATCATCAGTTTTATTACCTCTTGCAAGGAATGGGGATTTTTTTCCATTTTATCATTCTTGTTGATAGGTGGAATAATAACAATGTGCGCACAGTCTTCTGCTGCGGTTATGGCCATTACATTGATTCTTTGTTCCAGTGGTGTGCTTGATTTGTATTTGGGCATTGCACTGGTGATGGGCGAGAATATTGGTACTACTGTAACTTCTAATATTGCAGCTTTGACGGCGAATACGCAAGCAAGGCGGGCGGCGTTGGCTCATTTTATTTTTAATATATTTGGGGTGGTATGGATTTTATGTATTTTCCATCCGTTTGTAGATATGGTGAGTGGAATGATTAACCGCTTATTTCCAGGAGTATCGCCTGAAGTGGCAATTACTTATAAACTTTCGGCTTTCCACACAGCTTTTAATATCTGTAATGTGTTGATATTGATTTGGTTTATTGGACCGATTGAAAAGGTGGTCTGTTGGGTAATCAGACCAAAAGAGGATGAGGAGGAATTCCGTTTGCGTTTTATCTCTGGTGGTATGTTATCTACTGCTGAATTGTCTATTGTCCAGGCAAGGAAAGAAATTAATTTGTTTGCTGAGCGTACTCGCCGTATGTTTGGTATGGTGCGTGATCTATTGCATACTACGAATGAGAATGATTTCAACAAATTATTTAGCCGGATAGAGAAATATGAAAATATCAGTGATAATATGGAGCTGGAGATAGCCAATTATCTGAATGAAGTTTCTGAAGGGCGGCTGAGTTCAGAAAGTAAATTGAAAATACGTACCATGTTGCGTGAAGTGACTGAGTTGGAAAGTATTGGTGACAGCTGTTATCATTTGGCGCGTACTATCAATCATAAATTCAGAGGGAATGAAGATTTTACGGAAAAACAATATGACCATATTCATCAGATGCTTCAATTGACGGATAATGCACTACAACAAATGGTATCTTTGGAAGAAGACGAATATTATTTGGTTGATCCTAACAAATCATTTAATATAGAGAATGAGATAAACAATTACCGTAACCAGTTGAAGGATCAGAATGTATTGGATGTGAATAATAAGGAATATAATTATCAGATGGGGGTTCATTATATGGATATTATCAGTGAATGCGAAAAATTAGGCGATTATGTAGTTAATGTTGTTGAGGCGCGTACAGATATAAAGGAAAAGAAAATTTGA
- a CDS encoding FKBP-type peptidyl-prolyl cis-trans isomerase — translation MKKISFFVAIAAAASLASCTAQAPKANMKNDVDSLSYMMGITNTQGLDMYMSQQLGVDTAYMSDFIRGVKEGTSKTSPKDVAYMAGLQIGQQVGGRMFDMMSQRIFGNDSTQSLSKENFLAGFMAALQKKGMNVTMEEANAYVQSKAEAIKAKATEAQFAENKAAGEKFLAENAKKEGVKTTSSGLQYKIIKEGNGAIPTDSSKVKVNYKGTLIDGTQFDSSYDRKEPTTFRANQVIKGWTEALTMMPVGSKWELYIPQELAYGAREAGQIKPFSTLIFEVELVGIEK, via the coding sequence ATGAAAAAAATTAGTTTTTTTGTAGCAATCGCTGCTGCAGCCAGCTTGGCTTCTTGTACAGCCCAAGCACCGAAAGCAAACATGAAGAATGACGTAGACTCACTTTCTTACATGATGGGTATCACCAACACGCAAGGTCTGGATATGTATATGAGCCAACAACTAGGCGTTGATACAGCCTATATGTCCGACTTCATCAGAGGTGTTAAAGAAGGTACCAGCAAGACTAGCCCTAAAGACGTTGCTTATATGGCAGGTCTTCAGATTGGTCAACAAGTTGGTGGACGTATGTTCGATATGATGAGCCAACGTATTTTCGGAAATGACTCTACTCAAAGTTTAAGTAAAGAAAACTTTCTGGCAGGTTTCATGGCTGCTTTGCAGAAAAAAGGCATGAATGTTACTATGGAAGAAGCCAACGCTTACGTTCAGTCTAAGGCAGAAGCAATCAAAGCAAAAGCTACTGAAGCCCAGTTCGCTGAAAATAAAGCTGCCGGTGAAAAATTCCTAGCTGAAAATGCAAAGAAAGAGGGTGTTAAAACTACATCAAGCGGCTTACAATATAAGATAATTAAAGAAGGTAACGGCGCTATTCCTACCGATTCTTCTAAAGTAAAAGTAAACTATAAAGGTACTTTGATTGATGGAACTCAGTTCGACAGTTCATATGATCGTAAAGAACCGACTACTTTCCGTGCTAATCAGGTAATCAAAGGATGGACTGAAGCGCTAACAATGATGCCAGTAGGATCTAAATGGGAACTTTACATCCCTCAAGAGCTAGCTTATGGTGCACGTGAAGCCGGTCAGATTAAACCTTTCTCTACTTTGATTTTCGAAGTAGAACTAGTTGGCATCGAAAAATAA
- a CDS encoding FKBP-type peptidyl-prolyl cis-trans isomerase, translated as MDKFSYAIGLGIGQNLLSMGAQSINVEDFAQAIKDVLDRKETAISHNEAREIVNKYFEELETKLNAENIEKGKSFLEENAKRPGVVTLPSGLQYEVITEGNGKKPSATDRVKCHYEGTLIDGTLFDSSIKRGEPAIFGVNQVIKGWVEALQLMTEGAKWKLFIPSELAYGAQQAGEMIPPHSTLIFEVELIEVL; from the coding sequence ATGGATAAATTCAGTTACGCCATCGGCCTTGGTATTGGCCAGAATTTATTGAGCATGGGTGCTCAAAGTATTAATGTTGAAGACTTTGCTCAAGCAATCAAAGACGTATTAGATAGAAAAGAAACGGCTATCAGCCACAACGAAGCACGTGAAATCGTAAACAAGTACTTTGAAGAGCTGGAAACCAAATTGAATGCAGAGAATATTGAAAAGGGAAAATCATTTTTGGAGGAAAACGCAAAAAGACCGGGAGTCGTGACACTTCCCAGTGGCTTACAGTACGAAGTGATTACAGAAGGTAACGGAAAAAAACCGAGTGCAACCGACCGTGTAAAATGCCATTATGAAGGTACCTTGATTGATGGGACTTTGTTTGACAGCTCTATCAAACGCGGCGAGCCGGCTATCTTTGGTGTGAACCAAGTAATCAAAGGATGGGTGGAAGCACTCCAACTGATGACTGAAGGTGCTAAATGGAAACTTTTCATTCCTTCAGAACTAGCCTATGGAGCACAACAAGCAGGAGAAATGATTCCTCCTCACAGCACATTGATTTTTGAAGTAGAATTAATCGAAGTATTATAA
- a CDS encoding SIR2 family NAD-dependent protein deacylase — protein MKNLVVLTGAGMSAESGISTFRDAGGLWDQYPVEQVATPEGYAANPKLVIDFYNERRKQLFAVKPNQGHELVSEMEKFFNVTVITQNIDNLHERAGSSHIIHLHGELTKVTSSWEPNNPAYIKELKPEEYEIHLGDLAGDGSQFRPFIVWFGESVPMIETAIEYAETADIFLIIGTSLNVYPAAGLLNYVPANTPVYLIDPKQVPIASGRKVHVIQKGASEGMEELKKILVR, from the coding sequence ATGAAGAATTTAGTAGTTTTAACAGGTGCTGGAATGAGTGCTGAAAGCGGTATCAGTACATTTCGTGATGCAGGTGGTTTATGGGATCAGTATCCGGTGGAGCAAGTGGCTACTCCAGAAGGGTATGCGGCAAACCCTAAATTGGTGATTGATTTTTATAATGAGCGTCGTAAACAGTTGTTTGCTGTAAAGCCTAACCAGGGGCATGAACTGGTCTCTGAGATGGAAAAATTCTTTAATGTGACTGTAATTACTCAAAATATTGATAATTTGCATGAGCGTGCTGGAAGTTCGCATATTATTCATTTACATGGCGAACTGACCAAAGTGACATCTAGTTGGGAACCTAATAATCCAGCTTATATTAAAGAATTAAAGCCGGAAGAATATGAGATACATTTGGGAGACTTGGCCGGAGACGGTTCTCAGTTTCGTCCATTCATTGTATGGTTTGGTGAATCTGTTCCTATGATTGAAACTGCAATTGAATATGCTGAAACAGCTGATATCTTTTTAATTATAGGAACTTCGCTTAATGTATATCCCGCTGCCGGTTTGTTGAATTATGTGCCTGCCAACACTCCTGTTTATTTAATAGATCCTAAGCAGGTGCCCATTGCATCGGGGCGTAAAGTGCATGTAATTCAGAAAGGTGCGTCCGAAGGAATGGAAGAGTTAAAAAAAATATTAGTGAGATAG
- the rd gene encoding rubredoxin, translating to MKKYVCTVCGWVYDPAEGDPEGGIAPGTAFEDIPDDWVCPLCGVGKDDFEVQED from the coding sequence ATGAAAAAGTACGTTTGCACAGTATGTGGTTGGGTTTATGACCCGGCAGAAGGAGATCCTGAAGGTGGAATAGCTCCGGGAACAGCATTTGAAGATATTCCAGATGATTGGGTTTGCCCTCTTTGCGGAGTAGGTAAAGATGATTTCGAAGTTCAAGAAGATTGA